The nucleotide sequence GCCCACGACAGGAATTTCGCCGCGGCCTTCTCCAACGTGAGGTCTTTCTTCCTCCCCCCGATCCCAAGCTCCCCCTTGAGGATCGCGGCCCGTCTCACCCGCGCCAGTTGTAGCGCGGTCGTCCGAGAGATATGCTTGCCGAGCCGCACCCAATGCCGCTTCCCGTCATGCTGGAAGTCGAGCCAAAAGGTATGCTTGCGTAGATAGATCCCGTCACCACGTCGTGCCATCGCTCACCCCTCCTCTGTCTCGTCGTGTTTCACGTTTTACAATCCTTGCCCGAGCCGCTTAGGATCCGACCCATATCCATTCCTGTAGCTTGTTTTTGACGAATAGCTCGACACCATCAATGCTCCTGCTCAGCGTGGGCCGGTCCACATCCGTTGGCCCGGTCCAGGTCCGTGAACGCTCATCCCAGCCGATGTACATACTCTGCATGCGCGCCTCGAAACCTGCGACGCGATCAACATCGAAAGTATCCGCCTGGAAGGCATCGGCCTGAAATGTTCCAACGTGCAACATTAGAAGGTCAGGCGGGATCTCGGCGAAGGCTGCCGCCAGCTTTGTCTTGTGATCGTAGAAGCCAACAATCTTTGACACCATCTCTTCCCGCTCATAGGCCCTTCTCAGGAGGATACCCTTGCCGAATTCCTCCACGGCGTAGGAGAATAAGATGCTAGCTTGCGGGAGCAGTGTAGAGTCATTGATGAGAGACCGGGCG is from Candidatus Methylomirabilota bacterium and encodes:
- a CDS encoding AbiV family abortive infection protein, which gives rise to MSREDPSIPRDTLRFGTECCLHNVLRYLHGARSLINDSTLLPQASILFSYAVEEFGKGILLRRAYEREEMVSKIVGFYDHKTKLAAAFAEIPPDLLMLHVGTFQADAFQADTFDVDRVAGFEARMQSMYIGWDERSRTWTGPTDVDRPTLSRSIDGVELFVKNKLQEWIWVGS